Proteins encoded in a region of the Procambarus clarkii isolate CNS0578487 chromosome 28, FALCON_Pclarkii_2.0, whole genome shotgun sequence genome:
- the LOC123755091 gene encoding uncharacterized protein DDB_G0287625-like, giving the protein MNSETENRETENSETENSGTENSGTENRETENRETENSETENRETENRETENRETENSETENRETENRETENRETENRETENSETENRETENRETENRETENRETENSETENRETENRETENSETKNRETENRETENRETENSETENRETENRETENSETENRETENRETENRETENRETENRETENRETENRETENSETENSETENRETENRETENSETENRETENRETENRETENSETENRETENRETENRETENSETENSETENSETENSETENRETENSETENRETENRETENRETENRETENRETENRETEHQTRDNLLRQICEKRREKR; this is encoded by the coding sequence ATGAACAGTGAGACGGAGAACAGGGAGACGGAGAACAGTGAGACGGAGAACAGCGGTACGGAGAACAGCGGTACGGAGAACAGGGAGACGGAGAACAGGGAGACGGAGAACAGTGAGACGGAGAACAGGGAGACGGAGAACAGGGAGACGGAGAACAGGGAGACGGAGAACAGTGAGACGGAGAACAGGGAGACGGAGAACAGGGAGACGGAGAACAGGGAGACGGAGAACAGGGAGACGGAGAACAGTGAGACGGAGAACAGGGAGACGGAGAACAGGGAGACGGAGAACAGGGAGACGGAGAACAGGGAGACGGAGAACAGTGAGACGGAGAACAGGGAGACGGAGAACAGGGAGACGGAGAACAGTGAGACGAAGAACAGGGAGACGGAGAACAGGGAGACGGAGAACAGGGAGACGGAGAACAGTGAGACGGAGAACAGGGAGACGGAGAACAGGGAGACGGAGAACAGTGAGACGGAGAACAGGGAGACGGAGAACAGGGAGACGGAGAACAGGGAGACGGAGAACAGGGAGACGGAGAACAGGGAGACGGAGAACAGGGAGACGGAGAACAGGGAGACGGAGAACAGTGAGACGGAGAACAGTGAGACGGAGAACAGGGAGACGGAGAACAGGGAGACGGAGAACAGTGAGACGGAGAACAGGGAGACGGAGAACAGGGAGACGGAGAACAGGGAGACGGAGAACAGTGAGACGGAGAACAGGGAGACGGAGAACAGGGAGACGGAGAACAGGGAGACGGAGAACAGTGAGACGGAGAACAGTGAGACGGAGAACAGTGAGACGGAGAACAGTGAGACGGAGAACAGGGAGACGGAGAACAGTGAGACGGAGAACAGGGAGACGGAGAACAGGGAGACGGAGAACAGGGAGACGGAGAACAGGGAGACGGAGAACAGGGAGACGGAGAACAGGGAGACGGAGCATCAGACAAGAGATAACCTGCTGAGACAGATTtgcgagaagaggagagagaaacggtaa